Proteins encoded in a region of the Candidatus Nitrosomarinus catalina genome:
- the ureC gene encoding urease subunit alpha, producing the protein MTLNISRKNYADLFGPTTGDRIRLADTDLIIEIEKDLIKYGDESVFGGGKSIRDGMGQASGVSRDESLDLVITNAIILDPVLGIIKADIGVKDGRIVGVGNAGNPNIADDVDMIISSNTEIIAGENTICTPGTIDSHIHFISPQQATHAICNGTTTMIGGGTGPADGTNATTCTPGKWNIHRMIESVDNFPMNFGFLAKGNDSLESALFDQIESGACGLKLHEDWGTTPATINSALNVADKTDTQVAIHTDTLNECGFVDDTIAAIAGRTIHTYHTEGAGGGHAPDILKIASETNILPSSTNPTRPFTVNTLSEHLDMMMVCHHLNSSVPEDISFAESRIRGETIAAEDVLHDIGVLSMMSSDSQAMGRVGEVTTRNWQTADKMKKMTGSLPEDNSQNDNFRVKRYLAKITINPAITHGISDHVGSLQSGRLADIVIWSPQFFGVKPKMIIKGGFIAYSLMGDPNASIPTTEPILYRPMFGSFGKAVQSTSVIFTSKLALDNGMQEKINCDKKLVAVKNCRCIGKKEMLYNDATPEIDVNPETYEVKVNGKITTTDPATKLSLGRLYHLF; encoded by the coding sequence ATGACTCTAAATATTTCTAGAAAAAATTATGCTGATCTGTTTGGTCCTACAACTGGTGATAGAATTCGTCTTGCTGATACTGATTTAATTATTGAAATTGAAAAGGATTTGATCAAATATGGTGATGAATCAGTTTTTGGTGGTGGAAAAAGTATTCGAGATGGAATGGGACAAGCTAGCGGGGTATCCAGAGATGAATCACTTGATCTTGTCATTACTAATGCAATAATTTTAGATCCTGTTTTAGGAATTATCAAAGCTGACATTGGTGTAAAGGATGGAAGAATTGTAGGTGTTGGAAATGCTGGTAATCCAAATATTGCTGATGATGTGGATATGATAATTTCATCTAACACTGAAATTATTGCTGGTGAAAATACAATTTGTACTCCTGGTACCATTGATTCACACATTCATTTTATTTCTCCACAACAAGCCACACATGCAATTTGTAATGGAACTACAACAATGATTGGTGGTGGAACAGGTCCAGCTGATGGAACAAATGCCACAACATGCACGCCTGGAAAATGGAATATTCACAGAATGATAGAATCTGTAGATAATTTTCCAATGAATTTTGGTTTTCTTGCAAAAGGAAATGATTCACTTGAATCTGCATTATTTGATCAAATTGAATCCGGAGCTTGTGGATTAAAATTACATGAGGATTGGGGAACAACTCCAGCTACAATAAATTCTGCACTAAATGTTGCTGATAAAACTGATACACAAGTTGCTATACATACTGATACACTAAATGAATGTGGATTTGTTGATGATACAATCGCAGCAATCGCAGGTAGAACAATTCATACTTATCATACAGAAGGTGCGGGAGGAGGACATGCTCCAGATATTTTAAAAATTGCTAGTGAAACTAACATTTTACCATCATCAACAAATCCAACACGACCATTTACTGTAAACACTCTATCAGAACATCTTGATATGATGATGGTTTGTCACCATCTTAATTCATCCGTACCTGAAGATATTTCCTTTGCTGAATCTAGAATACGAGGTGAAACAATTGCTGCAGAAGATGTGCTACATGATATTGGTGTTCTCAGTATGATGTCTTCTGATAGTCAGGCAATGGGAAGAGTTGGAGAAGTAACTACAAGAAATTGGCAAACTGCAGATAAAATGAAAAAAATGACTGGAAGTTTGCCCGAAGACAATTCTCAAAATGATAATTTTAGAGTTAAACGCTACCTTGCAAAAATTACAATTAATCCAGCAATTACGCATGGAATTTCAGATCATGTTGGTAGTTTGCAGTCTGGAAGATTAGCTGATATTGTAATTTGGTCTCCACAATTTTTTGGTGTAAAACCTAAAATGATTATCAAGGGTGGATTCATTGCTTATTCTTTAATGGGTGATCCAAATGCATCAATACCAACTACTGAACCAATTTTATATCGACCTATGTTTGGATCATTTGGTAAAGCAGTTCAATCAACATCTGTAATTTTTACATCTAAATTAGCATTAGATAATGGTATGCAAGAAAAAATTAATTGTGATAAAAAATTGGTTGCAGTAAAAAATTGTCGTTGTATTGGGAAAAAAGAAATGTTGTATAATGATGCAACACCTGAGATAGATGTGAATCCTGAAACATATGAAGTAAAAGTGAATGGAAAAATTACTACAACTGATCCTGCAACAAAATTATCTTTAGGTAGACTGTATCATTTATTCTAA
- a CDS encoding urease accessory protein UreF produces MNIDEINEELAVMQLSDSFFPTGLYATSNGLEFLFSNNEIKGIDDIKNMIKVNIEQQIGPSDCVALSNAYTNAENNDFQKIIQVDEIAFIMKPIREIRKASVNSGIQLVKCVSEFVKDDQILNNFQKAIKNKKIHGTFPVSFAICCNALKIRKEKSLTMLLYGFTVSIIGAALRLGLIQHLEGQKILHEIKPIIIQTLKNNSNKSIFDMWQFAPQFDIIQMSHEKMDSKMFIT; encoded by the coding sequence ATGAACATTGATGAAATTAATGAAGAACTTGCAGTGATGCAGCTTTCAGATTCATTTTTTCCTACAGGACTTTATGCAACATCAAATGGATTAGAATTTCTTTTTTCTAATAATGAAATCAAAGGAATAGACGATATTAAAAATATGATTAAAGTGAATATTGAACAACAAATAGGTCCATCAGATTGTGTTGCACTTTCAAATGCATATACTAATGCTGAAAATAATGATTTCCAAAAAATAATTCAAGTAGATGAAATTGCATTTATAATGAAACCAATTAGAGAAATTAGAAAAGCATCTGTAAATTCAGGAATTCAATTAGTCAAATGTGTTAGTGAATTTGTAAAGGATGATCAAATATTAAATAATTTTCAAAAAGCAATTAAAAATAAAAAAATACATGGAACATTTCCAGTATCATTTGCAATATGTTGTAACGCATTAAAAATTAGAAAAGAAAAAAGCCTTACAATGCTATTATATGGTTTTACTGTTAGCATTATAGGAGCAGCTTTAAGATTGGGATTAATTCAACATTTAGAAGGTCAAAAAATTCTTCACGAAATTAAACCAATAATTATTCAAACATTAAAAAATAATTCTAATAAATCAATTTTTGACATGTGGCAATTTGCTCCACAATTTGATATAATCCAAATGTCACATGAAAAAATGGATTCTAAAATGTTTATTACATAA
- the ureG gene encoding urease accessory protein UreG, which translates to MTHIPRIGIGGPVGSGKSMLIERLVPMLAEIGYSISIISNDVISKEDADRIRNNLSTKRGLLPENMVIGLATGGCPHTAVREDPSMNLAIIEEMEDNHPELDLIIIESGGDNITTTFSPILADYFIYIIDVAGGDKYPRKGGLGITNCDLLVINKIDLAELVGANLEIMKTDAEKIRKEKPFEFINCKTDQGIKKIAEHIIHDLLLDSLPKSNNLKKV; encoded by the coding sequence ATGACCCACATACCAAGAATAGGCATAGGAGGACCAGTTGGTTCTGGAAAAAGTATGTTGATTGAACGTCTTGTGCCTATGTTAGCTGAAATTGGTTATAGTATCAGTATAATTTCAAATGATGTAATTTCAAAAGAAGATGCGGATAGAATTAGAAACAATCTATCTACAAAAAGAGGATTATTACCAGAAAATATGGTAATTGGTCTTGCAACAGGAGGATGCCCTCATACTGCAGTTAGAGAAGATCCTTCGATGAATTTAGCAATAATTGAAGAAATGGAAGATAATCATCCTGAATTAGATTTAATTATAATTGAAAGTGGGGGAGACAACATCACAACAACATTTAGTCCAATACTAGCAGATTATTTTATTTACATAATTGATGTTGCAGGAGGCGATAAATATCCAAGGAAAGGCGGATTAGGAATTACTAATTGTGATCTTTTGGTGATTAATAAAATAGATCTTGCAGAGTTGGTTGGCGCAAATTTAGAAATTATGAAAACAGATGCTGAAAAAATTCGAAAAGAAAAACCATTTGAATTTATTAATTGTAAAACAGACCAAGGTATTAAAAAAATTGCAGAACATATTATTCATGATTTACTATTAGATTCTCTACCTAAATCAAATAATTTAAAAAAAGTGTAA
- a CDS encoding sodium:solute symporter family protein: MIAVITVSSIPQSVYAAGAISEGFAVGEALPEWIGWAIVVGLGMVFAVIITVEVKIEEKYLGVSQTSEMFNTAGRTIKTGLTAAAIVSAWTWAATLLQSSTVAYQYGISGPFWYAAGASIQVLLFGILAIELKRKAPNAHTFLEIIRARYGNGSHKIFLVFALMTNMIVTAMLLLGGSAVVNGLTGMDISLAAFLIPIGVMIYTLVGGLKATFVADYMHTIIIFVVILTFVAAVYVNTDITGGIEGMYEKLVQAAEIRPVEGNAAGAFLTMASAGGLMFGIINIVGNFGTVFVDQAYWQRAIAAQPGSTVKGFLLGGLCWFAIPFTLATTMGLTAVALDVDITMQQAQMGLVVPAAATALMGEIGAIMVLTMLFMAVTSAGSAELIAVSSLVTYDLYRTYKNPKASGKQLVKVSRATIVAFGLGMGGLAVVLLSMGLSLGFVYLAMGILIGSAVIPIALTILWSKTNKVAATAGAVIGLFCSTTVWVITASGAGGFVESGGVIDLASLGNNYAMLFANITAILSGGIIAIIGSLAAGKTFDWNDLKTKITLVEVSAADQAAAAEDEETLKRAFKFSLKGGGIMTLILIIAWPLPLIASGYVFEMGSYAVWVGISIVWVGIASAIIIFLPIIEARKGIAKVFSGNSTKGA, translated from the coding sequence TTGATTGCTGTCATTACTGTGTCTAGTATTCCTCAATCCGTATACGCAGCAGGTGCAATCTCTGAAGGTTTTGCTGTTGGAGAAGCCTTGCCAGAATGGATCGGTTGGGCCATTGTTGTTGGTTTAGGAATGGTTTTTGCTGTAATTATTACAGTAGAGGTAAAAATTGAAGAAAAATACCTAGGTGTCAGTCAAACATCTGAAATGTTTAACACAGCAGGAAGAACAATCAAAACAGGTCTTACTGCAGCAGCAATTGTTTCAGCATGGACGTGGGCTGCAACATTACTTCAATCATCAACTGTGGCATATCAATATGGTATCAGTGGTCCATTTTGGTACGCAGCAGGTGCATCCATTCAGGTTTTATTATTTGGAATTTTAGCTATTGAACTAAAACGAAAAGCACCAAATGCACACACGTTCTTAGAAATTATTCGCGCAAGATATGGTAATGGTTCTCACAAAATATTCTTAGTTTTTGCATTAATGACAAACATGATTGTAACTGCAATGCTTCTTCTTGGAGGTTCTGCAGTTGTAAATGGTTTAACCGGCATGGATATTTCATTGGCTGCATTCTTAATTCCAATAGGTGTTATGATTTACACTTTAGTTGGTGGATTAAAAGCAACTTTTGTTGCAGATTACATGCACACTATCATTATTTTTGTAGTCATCTTAACCTTCGTTGCAGCTGTCTATGTCAATACTGACATTACTGGTGGTATAGAAGGAATGTATGAAAAATTAGTACAAGCAGCTGAAATAAGACCGGTTGAGGGTAATGCCGCAGGTGCTTTCTTGACAATGGCATCAGCTGGTGGTTTGATGTTTGGTATCATTAACATAGTTGGAAACTTTGGAACTGTCTTTGTAGATCAGGCGTATTGGCAACGTGCAATTGCAGCTCAACCAGGATCAACTGTGAAAGGTTTCTTACTTGGTGGACTATGTTGGTTTGCCATTCCATTTACACTTGCAACAACGATGGGTCTGACGGCGGTAGCGCTTGATGTGGATATTACTATGCAACAAGCTCAAATGGGCTTAGTAGTTCCAGCTGCAGCAACTGCTCTAATGGGTGAAATTGGAGCAATTATGGTATTAACAATGTTATTCATGGCAGTAACTTCTGCAGGATCTGCGGAATTAATTGCAGTATCCTCTCTGGTTACATATGATCTGTATAGAACTTACAAGAATCCAAAAGCATCAGGTAAGCAGCTTGTTAAAGTATCTAGGGCGACGATTGTTGCGTTCGGGCTTGGTATGGGTGGTCTAGCTGTAGTACTACTTAGTATGGGTCTAAGTCTTGGATTCGTGTATTTAGCAATGGGTATCTTGATTGGTTCAGCAGTAATTCCAATTGCATTGACGATACTGTGGTCCAAAACTAACAAAGTTGCTGCGACAGCGGGAGCAGTTATTGGATTATTCTGTTCAACAACTGTATGGGTAATAACAGCATCTGGTGCAGGTGGTTTTGTCGAATCAGGTGGTGTTATTGACTTAGCTAGTCTAGGTAACAATTACGCTATGCTATTCGCAAACATCACAGCAATCCTATCAGGTGGTATAATTGCAATAATTGGAAGTCTTGCAGCAGGTAAAACATTTGATTGGAATGATCTTAAAACAAAGATTACTCTTGTAGAAGTCTCTGCTGCGGATCAAGCTGCAGCAGCAGAAGATGAAGAGACATTAAAGAGAGCATTCAAGTTTAGTCTTAAAGGAGGAGGCATCATGACTTTAATCCTTATCATCGCATGGCCATTGCCATTAATTGCATCAGGATATGTATTTGAAATGGGCTCTTATGCTGTATGGGTAGGAATCTCAATAGTATGGGTAGGAATTGCATCTGCAATAATCATCTTCTTACCAATAATTGAGGCAAGAAAGGGAATAGCAAAAGTCTTTAGTGGAAATAGCACAAAAGGAGCATAA
- the crcB gene encoding fluoride efflux transporter CrcB, with protein sequence MKGLEFIFLGMGSVLGAFLRYKLTESPLIFNTLPVNVLIVNIAGAFILGVFVVVSQQWHLDSKYSLFAAVGFCGSLTTMSAFALDSSNLLESNQYISFIVNIFTNVGLSIAALIGGKSLMTAIINN encoded by the coding sequence ATGAAAGGTTTGGAATTTATTTTTCTTGGAATGGGCTCTGTTCTAGGTGCATTTCTAAGATACAAACTTACTGAATCACCATTAATTTTCAATACATTACCTGTTAACGTTTTGATAGTCAATATTGCTGGAGCATTTATTCTTGGAGTATTTGTAGTAGTTTCACAACAATGGCATCTTGATTCAAAATATTCGTTATTTGCTGCTGTTGGTTTTTGTGGTTCATTGACTACAATGTCTGCCTTTGCACTTGATTCTAGTAATCTACTTGAAAGTAACCAATACATTTCATTTATTGTTAATATTTTCACAAATGTTGGATTATCTATTGCAGCCTTAATTGGAGGAAAATCCTTAATGACTGCAATAATTAATAATTAA
- a CDS encoding urease accessory protein UreD: MSDIKLISDETPIEVKKYNSKIEQLEVGKSGKVGILDIELKENEQNKTVITKQFSQVPLQIQRAVYPENSLPGMAYLYIISPSGGILQGDRYKTDIILKNNSTCHITTQGATRIYSMNSNSASQMVNITLDENCYLEYIPDQIIPYQNSRYYQKVNLNIHDNATLIYSEVLTPGRVAMKENFDYDICYLRTYCKNQNSKFRCLENMKIEPKENNMKIKGILGNYDIVGTVYILTKKGKLEKLEKMINEKIEFITSGTSILPNESGIIVKILSNSTEEIYEKIYEIVKITRKEILGADFTKIRKN, encoded by the coding sequence TTGAGTGACATAAAATTAATTTCAGATGAAACCCCAATTGAAGTAAAAAAATATAATTCAAAAATTGAGCAATTAGAAGTTGGTAAATCAGGTAAAGTTGGAATTTTAGATATTGAATTAAAAGAAAATGAACAGAACAAAACTGTCATTACAAAACAGTTTTCTCAAGTTCCTTTACAAATTCAAAGAGCCGTATATCCTGAAAATTCACTTCCAGGCATGGCATATTTGTATATTATTTCACCATCAGGAGGAATTTTGCAAGGAGATAGATACAAGACAGATATCATATTAAAAAATAATTCAACATGTCACATTACCACTCAAGGAGCAACCAGAATCTATAGTATGAATTCAAATTCTGCATCACAAATGGTGAATATTACATTAGATGAAAATTGCTATTTGGAGTATATTCCGGATCAAATAATTCCATATCAAAATTCTAGATATTATCAAAAAGTTAATTTGAATATTCATGATAATGCAACTCTGATTTATTCAGAAGTTTTAACACCTGGAAGAGTAGCAATGAAAGAAAATTTTGATTATGATATTTGTTATCTACGAACATATTGTAAAAATCAAAATAGTAAATTTCGGTGTTTAGAAAATATGAAAATAGAACCAAAAGAAAACAATATGAAAATTAAAGGAATTTTAGGAAATTATGATATTGTTGGAACAGTGTATATTTTAACAAAAAAAGGAAAGTTAGAAAAACTTGAAAAAATGATTAATGAAAAAATAGAATTTATTACATCAGGAACATCAATTTTACCTAATGAATCTGGAATAATTGTAAAAATTTTGAGCAATAGTACAGAAGAGATTTACGAAAAAATTTATGAAATTGTAAAAATTACTAGAAAAGAAATTCTTGGTGCAGATTTTACTAAAATAAGAAAAAATTAA
- a CDS encoding urease subunit gamma: MLTPREIEKLNIFVAAELARKRQGRGLKLNHPEAVAILADHILEGARDGRSVPELMSSGKQVLKKDQVLPGVSELIHSIQVEATFDDGTKLVTVHDPIGEN; the protein is encoded by the coding sequence ATGCTCACGCCTAGAGAAATTGAAAAATTAAATATTTTTGTTGCAGCTGAATTAGCACGTAAAAGACAAGGAAGAGGTTTAAAATTAAATCACCCAGAAGCTGTAGCTATTCTTGCTGATCATATTTTAGAAGGTGCTAGAGATGGAAGATCAGTTCCTGAATTAATGAGTTCGGGAAAACAAGTACTAAAAAAAGATCAAGTATTACCTGGAGTTTCAGAATTAATTCATTCTATACAAGTTGAAGCAACTTTTGATGATGGTACAAAATTAGTAACTGTTCATGATCCTATAGGTGAGAATTAA
- a CDS encoding urease accessory protein UreE, protein MININSILGNIFKENNSENNNLEKLKISRVDLEKRILRKKTNLGTDVGINLDSNTKLKHGDIIGNEEVKIIVEQITEKVISVKLKQNNEKIGILLGHIIGNRHRPIAIKDKMILFPIQEDSELEIFQRLFKEIIDSIELEIQEEIFLPHTSADVHEH, encoded by the coding sequence ATGATAAATATTAATTCAATTTTAGGAAATATTTTCAAAGAAAATAATTCTGAAAATAATAATTTAGAAAAATTAAAAATTTCAAGAGTGGATTTAGAAAAAAGAATTTTGAGAAAAAAGACAAATTTAGGTACTGATGTTGGAATAAATCTTGATTCAAATACAAAACTCAAACATGGAGATATTATCGGAAATGAGGAGGTAAAAATTATTGTTGAACAAATAACAGAAAAAGTAATTTCAGTAAAATTAAAGCAAAATAATGAGAAAATAGGCATATTATTGGGGCATATTATTGGAAATAGGCACAGACCAATTGCAATAAAGGATAAAATGATATTATTTCCAATTCAAGAAGATTCAGAATTAGAAATATTTCAAAGGCTTTTCAAAGAAATTATTGATTCGATTGAATTAGAAATTCAAGAAGAGATCTTTTTACCACATACTAGTGCTGATGTACATGAACATTGA